CGATCAGGGAGCCAATTAAACTTTTTGTCATTTCAAAacataaaggaaaaagtataatttgactccctcaactatcgcccgagtatgattcatgtcCTCCAACTACAAAACCtggtatatcgactcctccaattatcaaaaccggtgcagacaATATCCCTAGGTGGTTTtggaggtggttttggctgacgtggcgcctatgtggcggTCTTGACCAAgtctttgtcctacgtggcgcttatgtggcattagaataaaaacaaaaataaaaaaatgtgggaccccatatatcattcacacaaaaaaaagtattgtgggacccactaacatgtgggtcccacatgtcatcctccctctccttcccttcttcctcccctcctctcccttctctctctctcccctgccTTTCTCTTGGCCAGAGTGGCGGCGAGGATGGTAgtggggagtggcggcggcggcggtcgggagcgggcggcggtgccggtGGGGACGAGGGTGGTGCCAGCCGAGGAGTGCAACGCCGCGGTGGCGTCACTTGCCGAGTGCCATGCACCGCCCGCCGATGTCCGCGGCCTCGTTGAGTCTGGCGCCACCGCCATGCCACCGCTCTTCCTCCCTCTAGGCTACGGTCACGAGCGCTCGccgtcacctccgccgccgcgaccgaCGGCCTTCGCCATCCCGATTGTGGaccccctccctcccgcgcTCGGCCACCGTCCCGGTCATCCGCGTCGCTGCATGCTCGTGCGGCTTCTTCCACGTCACCAGCCATGGTGACCCGCACGacaccgtcgcctcctccgtcgccgccatgaGGGCGTTCCACGAGCAGCCCATCGCCTCCCGCTCGCTGTGTTACTCGCTAGCACCCGTAGGAGGCGTCACCTACTCCACCATACCCATccaacagccgccgccgctgctgtcaAAGGCCGTCGGTCGCAGCGGTGGAAgtggcggcgagcgcgcacgGCCGTAGCCTGGCGAGAGGAAGAGCGGTGGCACGACGGTggcacggcggtggcgccaGACTCGACGAGGCCGCGGACACCGGCGGGCGACACGTGGAACTCGGCTAGTGACGCTGCCGCTACGTCACACTCCTTGGTTGCCGCCATCCTCATtcccatcaccgccgccgccgctcccaccgccatcgtcccgaccaccgccgccgccgccgcttgccactGCCATGCCTGCAGCCGCTCCGGCCAAGAGAAAGGacgaggggagagagagaagggagagagggggaggaagtagggaaggagagggaggatgacatatgggtcccacatttttttttgtgtgaatgatatatgggtcccacatttttttttatttttgtttttattctaatgccacgtaagagccacgtaggacaaagacTTGGTCAAGACCGCCATGTAGGACCACCTcgaaaaccaccgagggacattgtttgcaccagttttaatagttggaggaaTCGATATACccagttttgtggttggaggacatGAGTCGTACTCGGGCGATAGTTGAGGGAgccaaagtatactttttccaaaCATAAATAATGTTGAGTGACCCCTCTATTCTGATTGCTTCTGGGCTAGTGAGCTGTGGGTTGGGCTTCTTTTGCCTACTTTAGAGCTGGGATGACATGAGCCGAGTTCGTTAGAGTCTGGGTTTTGCAACCTTTTCGTTTACATTATGTTTTTTAAACCATTaaactgtatttttttaatatattatataaaatttattttaaaatcaaagaaacatatattttttaataattatatttaatcaatcatgtgctaatggtttGTTTGTCATCTAACCGTATGCTGTGATTCTTTAAAGCCTTCTTTAAATCTGTATACAAACTGTAGTCTGTACTCTGTAGTTTCAGTTGCAGTAGGTTGTGTGATTCTGACAGCTGAAGCATGTGAACATATGTTAGATACTAAAACTCTTTTAAATATGAATCTACCGAATCTATTGGTCCAGGTGCTGGCAATATAACACATGGATAACTTAGTATTTTCAAAGAACAAGGCAATGGCTTGAGATTTTGCTACCCCAATAAACAACATTCTTCTCAGAAGCATATACTAGCactaaaacaaaaaaacaacgTTCTTCAGAGCCAAGATAACTTGTAATAGAAAAGGAAATCTCTGCTTTAAAAAACCAAAAGAAGAAACGATTCAAATCCTCCTGTACACATATCAGCGCTCGTAGTCGCCAACAAAAATCGAAGGAATcagacaacaaaaaaaaaagagaaagaaacccaAACTTTAATCTCCCGTACGTATGTACATCCGAACGGCCTAACAATCAATTCAAGAACCCCGGTCGACGGGcagcgccgtcggcggcggcggggacgccgGCAGCCGCGCGGAGAAGGCCATGTACTTGAACGGCtgggcctcgccgtcgccgtcctcctcgaaGTTGAGCGCGTAGCTGACGGGGTCGTAGCGGAACTCCCcggccagctgctgctgctgatgatgctGCAGATgcggcttcctccgccgcccccCGGCCCGCGCCACCATCTCCGGCAGCTCCACGGCGCGGTCCCGCACCCACCGCGACGACGTCCGCAgcgccctcgccgcgcgctgccccagctcctctccttccccgtccccgtccccgccgccgaagcagcaggagaggcacccgccgccacggcgctcgccgcgctccacTGCCATCACATCAAAAGAGGATTCAGGCTTGGATTGGGATTGGAGTGGTACTACCTACCGGAGGGTGACAAATCTTGGGGTTGGTTTATAGCAGGATGGAGGAGGTGGGTGCGGATGGAtaaggaggggagggcgccggagtaggggaggaaggagacgggGAAAGTGGCTGGGTTTGGCTCCCCGTGGGCGCGAGCGTCGCGGAGCGGAggatgattattattattattattttataaaagAGAAACAGGGAGGATGATTATTGGGAGTGGGAATGAATGCGTGACGGGGGACGGCGAACCGGACGAAGAACGCGTTGGGGACGCGGGGCTTGGGGACCAGACCAATAGACCATCATCCATCACCGCGGGCCGTGCAATACAAGTGGACCGCGGGGACGGGCCGTGCAATACAAGTGGACCGCGTGTCGTTGCATTGCACGGCAGATTCATTCACGAACATATGGTACTGATACTATTTTGGTCATTATATGACGGTTTTTACACTAACGTCATATATTAATGATGGGAGGGAATACTAATTCTTTTTAAGCGATGTGGACCGGGCTTATATATGAactttggtgttttttttttttgccagcgTCACTcccaaatactccatccgtccgaaaaaaaacaaacatagaaCAAGATGTGATACattactatgaatctgaacctAGAATCACGTCAtgttctagatttattttttatctgaCGTGTTGGCACCACCCACCCTCCTCCCTCCATTGCTGCTACAGAGCAAGTTGTCGGAATTAGGAATGATTGTTTGGTTTATTCGTTTCGATTTGTACTATTTTGTGCATGTTCGGCTTTTTATAAACACTAACCGATTTCATTAGTAACAAATTAGGAAGCCAAGCCAAGGAAAACCACACTATTTGGGTTCGGTGTCGGTTTCTACCGAAGAAACCGGCGGAGTACTCTACAAAGTTTTGAAAATATAAGCATACATTGATACATGATATTAAATCAATATATATGCTTATATTGAACTATAAGCATATTGATTTAATATCATGTATCACCATATTCCATCACATGATATGAAGCATGTAAACTAGTACAACCACATCATGTGATACAAACATGTAAACCAGGCTGTAAATCATGAACAGGTCAAATAAATGGAATATggtgaacacgtaccgagggtTTTGGTTCTGCTGTGGATCGGATTGACAAAGAGTAGCACGCATCATAGGAACAACGCATGGTGCTGGGTGTTGTCGTCATCGCGCAACCCTCAAGCGTAGAGGAAGATGAGCCATCGTGAAAGACCAGCAAGCCGTCGCGCGAAGCACTTgccaaaaaccttattgtcgCCTTCTCTCAGTGCAGGACGTTGAGGGCAAAGGTTCTGGAGATCTACTCTCCCGATCGCCAGTGCATGCCGACAAGTAAGACGGAGTAGACTACGAGTGATGGCACggtacagaggaggaggcaaaccctagattaaTTTTGTGTATGttgtgaggcggcggcggacggtttatatagagatatcagAACGCGTGATCAGGACACTTGCAAGATCTCCACATGGCGTAATCAAACTGGATAAATCGCGCATATCTTATCCAAACTCCACGCCGCTCCATGCATCAAATTATTCGATGTGTTTCCAAAAACCAAACTGAATTCTACAGCAAAAGGAAACCACGTTTGCACAAGCATGAGGAGCCCTCCGCGTCCGATCCGGCCCGTGCCGAGCCTGGCGAGGCAAGCAAGTGCATGTGTGTCCCTCTAGTTCTCTCCATCATACATGTctcaagtggctaggagagcACTGTCCTATTTAAGGAGGTCTCAATCTTTTAGAATAAGCAAAGGTGGTATTGAAGGTTCATAAGCATGCCTTCCCATGAGGAGGGTGTCAAAGAATGGATCTCCTCTAGCTGGGAACAAGTACTCCCTGTTGAGATATTCAGCCGGGGGGTGAGTTTAGATCGAGCTTGTTCATGCGGTAAACACAGAACACAATCAAATATATAGGTTCGGACCACTTGGAAGCGTAACAACATATTCTCGTGTTTGGGACTTTGTGTGATGAATGTGATACAAAGTTCTATTCAAGCTTAGTTCTTTCAAACATCCAATCCTCTTCAAAGTAACCTgactcctccttttataccctAAGGGGAGCCTACAATTACATTCTTGCACGGGGAAGTTACTATGGCACTATGCTTGGTCTTGTCATCGTCCCCCTGTCACATTAGTTTGAACGTGATCATTGCTGTTGATCGGGGCTACGCTTTGTGCCCCGAAAAGGCTTAGCAAGGGGCCTAGGATAGCTAGAGAAGGCTTCTTGCACCACCTATTCTGAAACTGAGCATGGTGGGCCCAGATGAGGGCATGGTGGATTGGCCGCTCACCTTATTACTTCACGGCAAAGTCATGTACATGTCACTATGCCCTTGTTCCTTTGGGTGGCGTGGCTAGCTTGATTACTTCATGTCTTTCCACCTCCTTCTTGCATGTAATTGACCTGTAATCTCAAATTGTAATTCTCTGGATGTTGCTCTGCTACGGCTTAATGCCATCGCTCGCCGTCCAATCACCGGGCCCACCACCCTGCGTAGAACGCTGGGAGGAGATCCTGGGCTAGGCTAAGCCCGGGGCAGCGAGCGTTGCCAACGGAGAACTCAGGTTGAGCACCCAAGCAACAAGCACCGCCAAAGCTCGCCTTTTAAGATGATAATGATACGCCTAAGTCTTACTTTGTGGCAATATCTGTGCCATGAACCGCTGTATCCCCAGGGCAGACTGTACTCCCGGAGCACGATCCGCGCCTAGTGCCCACATGTACTCCTGGGGCCTTGCACACTCCCATGCTGCTTGATGAGATGTCTTGTTAACTTTGACATGTTTCTCGAGGATTTCATTGATGAAGGAGTTCATGATGGACATGACCTTGGACGATATGCCAATGTCCAGATGCATCTACTCCAGTACCTTGAATATGTCGATCTTGTATGTCTCAATACTCTTCTTGAGACTTTGTAGATGTAAACTTTATAGGGTGTCGATACCCCCAGCCCCAGTTCTATAGGGGCCTTGGTTCCTGCTCCACACCATTTGTCATTTTTCACTTCCGTGGTTTCTGACCTCTATATGTAAGAGAAAGTGATCTTGTGGGCCCACAGTGTCCTAGGGCCTCGGAGGAATGAGGACCCCAATTCTTGTTTCTCAAACAGTGGGCTTTGGTGATTTCAAAAATTAATCTCCATATAGGTCTTAACCCACATATTAATTCCAACACAAAGATGTGGTTTTACGTGTTGGGTTGTTTAGGCCATTGTCAGCATAGACCTCATAAGGATATTATATACACAATGGGCTTGTGAATGTACCGGGCGCTCCACCAAAATGCGGCTGCGCATCCTTTAAGTGCAGCTAGCATCAGCTATAGTACGCGACAAGATGCGAAATGTTGCATGCTCCATCCACAAGAACAACGTCTCCGGTTTTATCGGAAGTTCAGTTTATGTGAGATATAAACCGAACACATAAGCGGTTCAAAATAAAAACCAAGCCTTCTCCTGAAACCGAAGAAACCTCTATTTGCACGGTCATGCGTGGTAGTTCATGCAGTTTTTGTTAGTAAGGTTTGGATAACAGTGACACAATTGGCTTAGTGGTATGACGACTATaggatactttttttttaatttaaattattgccaGAACTTTGCCTCGCAGTGTGATTTTCATTAAAAGGAAAAGTATTTACAAAAGATAATTACAAAGAGAGCACTGAAAATATTATAATGGTTATAACCAATCAAAAACTCTTTACTTTAAATGATCTTTCATTCCGCACATATGCAGAAGACCTTCTTTCTTGAACAAAATTCTCCAGGCCTCAAAGGAAGAATTCTTGTTCTGAAATATCTttccatttctttctttctaaaTATGCCGGGCAgcaataaagaaatttccaagaAGTCCTTTTGCCGGAAACGCAGTCACGCTACCACAACCATTTGAAAGAAATTGAGATTAGGATCCCAAAGAATGCCTAGGTGCCGTCAACATCTCTGACTGAAAggacaaaagaagaaaagatgTCCTCTTATTTCCCTATGACCATTTGCACGAAGTACACATGTAAGATCATCATCCTCCTTTGCACAATGCCGATGATTAAGCATATCTCTGGTGTTCAACCTGTCGCTAAAAAGAAGTCATGCAAAGACCTTAATTTTCATAACACTACGTGTTTTCCAAATCCAAACATAAGGCCTTGGCGTCTGCAAAGACATGAATATAAGCTTGTAAAATCTCTTAGCAGTATATCTAGTAGAATTCCATATGTAGCTCCATTCATCTCGCTTGCCCTCGTCCAAATTGAGAAGAGAGACCTCATGTTCCAATTTGAGATACTCCTTGTAAGCTTGACTGTTCAGAGGCAAAAGAAAACAGTCCTCTAAGGATAGTTACTATAGACCGATCATATTTGtgctaatttctttttttttcaccgatCCTGAACACCAATATATATTATTGTTCTTTGCACGTGATAGttaaatctgattttttttagaggtGATATCACCTAACTATCACGTTATAGttaaatctgattttttttttgttagaggTGATATCACCTAACTAGTACATTCAAATCCATACAATCaatcaaacaaaatatatttcaaacCGTATCTCATATGTGTATCTCATATGTAAGTAATCAAACAAATCTCATACTAGTCACGCTAAACCAATACTcctttcattctaaaatataaggcataaacACTACTAACATAAATACAAATAAAGAATTTAATCACCTTATCGGTTAGATCATATCGATGAATGCGTGCAATATAATTGAGGTGCTTGATGGTAAATATATAGATGCATATACGTTTATATTATGACACATAAAAAATGATTGTATTTTATATCTTAGAATAGAGGGAGCACAAGGAACCAAACATATCTCCTTATCGTGCCCAACCTCAGTCTGGACGAAAAAGATGGGCTAGactaaggctgcgttctttGCATAGCGGTAGAGGAAGATTTACAGCTCACGCGAAACGCAAAGcctattagcacataattaattaagtattaattattataaacttgaaaaaacaaattctatatagaaatttGCTGCAAAATACGtatcatttaacaatttaaaaaacatactTACGAAAAATGAGGATGTTGAAATTTGGAGTTGAAGAAGAGAGCTGGGTCTAAGGAGATAAGCAACTAAAACAACCTTAAGCGGATCGGAGATGGGAACTAAAAACTCACCCACGGGGCTGGATGCAAGTATAGCTCATCAAAACACATGAGCAAAACCCATTACTACCACACATTAAACAAAATGTAAGCATCGCAATTATTAGTATGCAAGCATGGGACATCAACCTACTAACACACAAAAACTTAACATATACTAACATGATAATTATTAGTGCGTAGTAAAACTTAATTGCAACtagactactccctccatccctgtTTACTTGTCGCTGGGAGTTAAAGTCATTGTCCATGTCGTGGGCAGCTAGTAGGTGAGCCACTAGCATGAAtagttttattaatttttttctccatgTTTGTTGTAGACATGTAATGGTAGGTGCAATACTAGTTTTGTGTCAAATTTTAAGCATTGAAATGATTAACATAAAGGCACATTGGTCATTTTTACAACACTATATTTTGTCATTTCTATGCTAGAAAGACTACTAAACTGGGATACCATCTACAAATTATAACATATAAACATGCTAAATAATTATTTCTTATATAATTCTTATACTATCTTAATATAAAACGATcctaatttttatatttgacatatattcatatataaatcTGTAAGTCCTACAGTAAAGTAGCCGAATCCTGATTGCCGCTGCAACGACCGCGACTCGACTCCGCGAGGTGCGACGCGACTGCGCGATTCCCCTGAGCGACGCCGCCCTCATGCCCTCATTCCTCCCGCGCGATGCGAGCGGCTGCTCGATGGAGATAGGCACCTCGCCAAGCtgatcgacgccgccgccgcctccgtgccgACCCCGTACGTGAGAGCTCCAGGCGCT
The Oryza glaberrima chromosome 8, OglaRS2, whole genome shotgun sequence DNA segment above includes these coding regions:
- the LOC127781583 gene encoding uncharacterized protein LOC127781583, which codes for MAVERGERRGGGCLSCCFGGGDGDGEGEELGQRAARALRTSSRWVRDRAVELPEMVARAGGRRRKPHLQHHQQQQLAGEFRYDPVSYALNFEEDGDGEAQPFKYMAFSARLPASPPPPTALPVDRGS